Proteins from a single region of Scylla paramamosain isolate STU-SP2022 chromosome 13, ASM3559412v1, whole genome shotgun sequence:
- the LOC135106381 gene encoding FYVE and coiled-coil domain-containing protein 1-like isoform X4, giving the protein MSEAVGVQSPNSPTMAPVGEDDPQGIPDSALAMQEASSEVAVLNQRLTSLERDNDMLRASCSALQSQLDQVKNTDAVVPSIAMGENSHVMSSVHDRCQQCELLIEELRVTKSQNEDLENLRCQLEEQVCALQLQQDKFETQEKDLNSEIKCLQEKLNQSHITSRTLDSCVSGVTETDIAPDLPIVTVVPEQTQVPDSDGLESHIATDSTISAQESLEQCQSRLRELEKENKLLQEQCNAAEVEKTMLRTNIRKVSANWFERKTRLSDSDSESHHSGEGLSVHQDSSCSKNEIGVQMPEFMPEKCILFKKMEDVPKLLAELSYATDKLDLTERICSELERRVKEYENVIDDQEVVIHGLKDQLDTYFNDNRKMSEQLRTLNKLFEDLELTEKRKVNNVNPPDTINTVFSSLPSEEDFKEMSHSVSKTYTKLKELIMEKKSLVTEIERLKVLNVELQRRVSQQENRLLSVSDALHSTWLLVSDMKEQHAQLHASESILRYELKDKKELLHRLREELECSREQWHKIRKMNSESEEAWNSLREELNERRRKANEVASGSEGKVKEEVEGATAVVQPSNEFEPPVDLLLDMAIEYGVIDADDDASTAMVAAMEGEDMHASRLEDLEDQCSYLYQKLMASTARSLTLASRLTALHQHYGSSDEEDDEDDEDDDDMDDEYDNHDYEELDNDDIHNFDSEILSPEPESSDTAYMSEADTGSAASGLAGNLSEEEGATAAGSADEAFTTMEEAADVEGDLSKRLINFLPKKIEILNQENKKLEERCRLLQEEKTASEAQLTDMLEREQKLRRVLEAKLEHLGKIVDELKLERNGKISEVEEELKQKVASLNQQEHEYECLQEEVDTLKEQLEERGHLLHIASSRVTELEATLKAHEKSSEETHNYLKQAEEQVKELQTTHSKQNQEHEQLKREMETLHVQLADLRFQVSSKDMECDAAIKADQEKMEALTAASLQINEQEARINHLEQQATADKKAWQNEVESLSSTVTKLQEDIKERNIHCSSIEERLLQAEAKVKMTQNTLTETQGELKTTQDNSTQLSSDNEQLREKILQLLREKDALWQANMRLEAAAGGNRTWMDNSSAQKCLGCSVSFSLTRRRHHCRTCGRIFCTGCSDNWIMTPASSKRVRVCDDCFSIQAELAAIVATVASTTSSWHGSDESSEQSATGVQASSSARSLPITNRQPNDDDYAVISDDEVQSSRLSSSPSSGSPPSNPEVVPETRATADILTFSSLSSQPPTDFEAWVGAGTRSLVPVELPAGVTLQWNFISEPKCISFSVLHQPPPLNNQEPGDEGVSVSQRVLIPTTRVASTQGSSVRGRLVTKQPGVYTLVFDNASSRYIAKKITYSLRLLKQAGEDSLSQHPSPPSVSHPSP; this is encoded by the exons ATGAGTGAGGCCGTGGGTGTACAGTCCCCAAATAGCCCCACCATGGCTCCTGTGGGTGAGGATGACCCTCAGGGCATCCCAGACTCTGCACTGGCCATGCAGGAGGCCAGCTCAGAGGTGGCTGTCCTTAACCAACGCCTGACTTCCCTTGAAAGAGACAATGACATGCTGCGTGCATCATGTTCTGCCCTTCAGTCCCAGCTGGATCAG GTTAAGAATACAGATGCAGTAGTGCCATCCATTGCTATGGGTGAGAACAGTCATGTCATGTCCTCAGTCCATGACAGATGTCAGCAATGTGAACTCTTGATTGAGGAACTGAGGGTCACCAAGTCTCAGAATGAGGACTTGGAGAATCTCAGATGCCAATTAGAAGAACAGGTCTGTGCTCTCCAATTACAGCAAGATAAATTTGAAACTCAAGAGAAAGATCTGAACAGTGAAATTAAATGCTTGCAAGAAAAACTTAACCAGTCACATATTACCAGTAGAACATTAGACAGCTGTGTGTCAGGTGTGACAGAGACAGACATTGCACCAGATTTGCCAATAGTAACTGTTGTGCCAGAACAAACACAAGTGCCAGACTCTGACGGGTTAGAGTCTCATATCGCTACAGACTCCACAATCAGTGCTCAGGAATCATTGGAACAGTGCCAATCCAGGTTAAGGGagctggagaaagaaaacaaactgcTACAG GAGCAGTGTAATGCTGCAGAGGTAGAGAAGACCATGCTGAGAACAAATATAAGGAAGGTGAGTGCTAATTGGTTTGAACGCAAGACTCGTCTGAGTGATAGTGACTCCGAGTCTCACCACAGTGGGGAAGGCCTCTCTGTGCACCAGGACTCCTCTTGTAGCAAAAACGAGATTGGGGTGCAGATGCCAGAGTTTATGCCAGAGAAGTGTATTTTGTTTAAGAAAATGGAGGATGTTCCCAAGCTTTTAGCAGAGCTCTCATATGCAACAGACAAACTTGATCTCACTGAGAGAATATGTAGTGAACTTGAAAGGCGtgtaaaagaatatgaaaatgttaTTGATGATCAGGAAGTAGTAATTCATGGCTTAAAAGATCAGCTAGATACTTATTTCAATGATAACCGTAAAATGTCAGAACAACTACGTACCTTAAACAAACTGTTTGAAGATCTTGAGTtgactgagaaaagaaaagtgaataatgtcAATCCTCCAGACACCATCAATACAGTGTTCAGTAGTCTGCCTTCTGAAGAGGACTTTAAGGAAATGTCACACAGTGTCAGCAAAACCTACACTAAATTGAAAGAACTTATTATGGAGAAGAAGTCCCTTGTTACAGAAATTGAGAGATTAAAAGTACTTAATGTTGAGTTGCAGCGGCGGGTTAGTCAGCAGGAAAACAGGCTTCTGAGTGTGTCTGATGCATTGCATTCCACCTGGCTGCTGGTGTCTGACATGAAGGAGCAGCATGCTCAGCTACATGCCTCTGAGTCCATCCTGCGTTATGAACTGAAAGACAAGAAGGAGTTGCTCCATCGCCTGCGGGAGGAGCTGGAATGCTCCCGTGAACAGTGGCACAAAATCAGAAAGATGAACTCTGAGAGTGAGGAAGCCTGGAATAGCCTAAGAGAGGAATTGAATGAGAGGAGACGCAAAGCTAATGAAGTAGCTTCTGGcagtgaagggaaggtaaaagAGGAGGTTGAAGGAGCCACTGCAGTTGTACAACCTTCAAATGAGTTTGAGCCACCTGTGGACCTGTTGTTAGACATGGCAATTGAATATGGAGTtattgatgctgatgatgatgcttcCACAGCCATGGTAGCAGCTATGGAAGGAGAGGATATGCATGCATCTCGGTTGGAGGATCTGGAAGACCAGTGTAGTTACCTGTATCAAAAGTTAATGGCTTCCACGGCAAGATCTCTGACTTTAGCATCCAGGTTAACTGCCCTGCACCAACACTATGGCTCAagtgatgaggaggatgatgaggatgacgaggatgatgatgacatgGATGATGAATATGACAATCATGACTATGAAGAACTTGACAATGATGATATTCACAATTTTGATTCTGAAATTTTAAGTCCAGAACCTGAGAGCTCAGACACAGCATACATGAGTGAGGCAGATACAGGTTCAGCTGCCTCAGGCTTAGCTGGGAATCTCTCTGAGGAAGAGGGAGCCACTGCTGCAGGGAGTGCTGATGAAGCTTTTACCACTATGGAAGAAGCTGCTGATGTAGAAGGTGACCTTAGCAAGCGCCTTATTAACTTCTTGCCCAAAAAAATAGAGATTCTTAATCAAGAGAACAAGAAGCTGGAGGAGCGGTGTAGGTTGCTGCAGGAAGAGAAGACTGCTTCTGAGGCTCAGCTAACTGACATGCTGGAGAGGGAGCAGAAACTCAGGCGTGTGCTGGAAGCAAAGCTGGAACACTTGGGAAAAATTGTTGATGAACTCAAGCTTGAACGAAATGGCAAG ATCAGTGAAGTTGAGGAGGAGCTGAAGCAGAAGGTGGCTTCTCTCAATCAGCAGGAACACGAGTATGAATGTCTTCAGGAGGAAGTTGACACCCTGAAGGAACAGCTGGAAGAGCGAGGACATCTACTGCATATTGCTTCCAGCCGTGTTACTGAG cttgaaGCTACCCTAAAAGCACATGAGAAAAGCTCTGAAGAGACACATAATTACTTGAAACAGGCAGAAGAGCAG GTGAAGGAGTTGCAGACTACCCACAGTAAACAGAACCAAGAGCATGAGCAactgaagagagaaatggaaaccCTTCATGTACAGCTTGCAGATCTCAGATTCCAGGTTTCTTCTAAAGATATGGAGTGTGATGCTGCAATCAAG GCAGACCAAGAAAAAATGGAGGCTCTCACAGCTGCTTCATTGCAAATCAATGAGCAGGAGGCCAGAATTAACCATTTGGAGCAACAGGCAACAGCAGATAAGAAAGCTTGGCAAAATGAAGTGGAAAGTTTGTCATCCACTGTGACcaagctgcaagaagacattAAGGAAAGGAATATTCATTGCTCTTCCATTGAAGAGAGGCTCCTGCAG GCTGAGGCAAAGGTGAAGATGACACAGAACACTCTCACTGAGACCCAGGGTGAACTGAAGACCACACAGGATAACTCAACTCAACTTTCCAGTGATAATGAGCAGCTCagagaaaaaatattgcagTTACTAAG GGAGAAGGATGCCCTGTGGCAGGCTAATATGCGTCTTGAAGCGGCAGCAGGTGGTAACCGCACCTGGATGGATAACAGCAGTGCCCAGAAGTGTCTTGGGTGTAGTGTGTCTTTCTCCTTGACACGCAGGCGCCATCACTGTCGCACCTGTGGACGTATCTTCTGTACAGGGTGTTCTGATAACTGGATCATGACCCCTGCATCCAG CAAGCGTGTAAGGGTATGTGATGACTGTTTCTCCATCCAGGCTGAACTGGCAGCcattgttgctactgttgccaGCACCACATCATCATGGCATGGAA GTGATGAAAGCTCAGAACAGAGTGCAACAGGAGTTCAGGCTTCTAGTAGTGCAAGGTCACTACCCATCACTAATAGACAGccaaatgatgatgattatgcaGTAATCTCAGATGATGAAGTTCAGAGTTCTAGATTATCCTCCAGCCCCAGCAGTGGCTCTCCTCCCAGTAATCCTGAAGTTGTTCCAGAGACTCGAGCTACAGCAGACATCCtgaccttttcctccctctcctctcaaccACCCACTGATTTTGAG GCATGGGTGGGAGCAGGGACAAGGTCACTGGTGCCTGTTGAGCTACCAGCTGGAGTTACTCTTCAGTGGAATTTCATCTCTGAACCCAAA TGCATATCATTCTCTGTGTTGCATCAACCTCCACCACTTAACAACCAAGAACCAGGGGATGAGGGggtttcagtcagtcagcgagTGTTGATTCCCACCACAAGGGTGGCTTCAACTCAAGGTTCTTCAGTAAGAGGTCGCTTAGTGACCAAACAGCCGGGAGTGTACACACTTGTGTTTGACAATGCTTCCTCAAG GTACATTGCCAAGAAAATAACTTACAGCCTCAGACTTCTTAAACAAGCTGGTGAAGATTCTTTGTCTCAGcatccctcaccaccatcagtcTCCCACCCATCACCTTGA
- the LOC135106381 gene encoding FYVE and coiled-coil domain-containing protein 1-like isoform X3, which produces MEGMSEAVGVQSPNSPTMAPVGEDDPQGIPDSALAMQEASSEVAVLNQRLTSLERDNDMLRASCSALQSQLDQVKNTDAVVPSIAMGENSHVMSSVHDRCQQCELLIEELRVTKSQNEDLENLRCQLEEQVCALQLQQDKFETQEKDLNSEIKCLQEKLNQSHITSRTLDSCVSGVTETDIAPDLPIVTVVPEQTQVPDSDGLESHIATDSTISAQESLEQCQSRLRELEKENKLLQEQCNAAEVEKTMLRTNIRKVSANWFERKTRLSDSDSESHHSGEGLSVHQDSSCSKNEIGVQMPEFMPEKCILFKKMEDVPKLLAELSYATDKLDLTERICSELERRVKEYENVIDDQEVVIHGLKDQLDTYFNDNRKMSEQLRTLNKLFEDLELTEKRKVNNVNPPDTINTVFSSLPSEEDFKEMSHSVSKTYTKLKELIMEKKSLVTEIERLKVLNVELQRRVSQQENRLLSVSDALHSTWLLVSDMKEQHAQLHASESILRYELKDKKELLHRLREELECSREQWHKIRKMNSESEEAWNSLREELNERRRKANEVASGSEGKVKEEVEGATAVVQPSNEFEPPVDLLLDMAIEYGVIDADDDASTAMVAAMEGEDMHASRLEDLEDQCSYLYQKLMASTARSLTLASRLTALHQHYGSSDEEDDEDDEDDDDMDDEYDNHDYEELDNDDIHNFDSEILSPEPESSDTAYMSEADTGSAASGLAGNLSEEEGATAAGSADEAFTTMEEAADVEGDLSKRLINFLPKKIEILNQENKKLEERCRLLQEEKTASEAQLTDMLEREQKLRRVLEAKLEHLGKIVDELKLERNGKISEVEEELKQKVASLNQQEHEYECLQEEVDTLKEQLEERGHLLHIASSRVTELEATLKAHEKSSEETHNYLKQAEEQVKELQTTHSKQNQEHEQLKREMETLHVQLADLRFQVSSKDMECDAAIKADQEKMEALTAASLQINEQEARINHLEQQATADKKAWQNEVESLSSTVTKLQEDIKERNIHCSSIEERLLQAEAKVKMTQNTLTETQGELKTTQDNSTQLSSDNEQLREKILQLLREKDALWQANMRLEAAAGGNRTWMDNSSAQKCLGCSVSFSLTRRRHHCRTCGRIFCTGCSDNWIMTPASSKRVRVCDDCFSIQAELAAIVATVASTTSSWHGSDESSEQSATGVQASSSARSLPITNRQPNDDDYAVISDDEVQSSRLSSSPSSGSPPSNPEVVPETRATADILTFSSLSSQPPTDFEAWVGAGTRSLVPVELPAGVTLQWNFISEPKCISFSVLHQPPPLNNQEPGDEGVSVSQRVLIPTTRVASTQGSSVRGRLVTKQPGVYTLVFDNASSRYIAKKITYSLRLLKQAGEDSLSQHPSPPSVSHPSP; this is translated from the exons ATGGAAGGA ATGAGTGAGGCCGTGGGTGTACAGTCCCCAAATAGCCCCACCATGGCTCCTGTGGGTGAGGATGACCCTCAGGGCATCCCAGACTCTGCACTGGCCATGCAGGAGGCCAGCTCAGAGGTGGCTGTCCTTAACCAACGCCTGACTTCCCTTGAAAGAGACAATGACATGCTGCGTGCATCATGTTCTGCCCTTCAGTCCCAGCTGGATCAG GTTAAGAATACAGATGCAGTAGTGCCATCCATTGCTATGGGTGAGAACAGTCATGTCATGTCCTCAGTCCATGACAGATGTCAGCAATGTGAACTCTTGATTGAGGAACTGAGGGTCACCAAGTCTCAGAATGAGGACTTGGAGAATCTCAGATGCCAATTAGAAGAACAGGTCTGTGCTCTCCAATTACAGCAAGATAAATTTGAAACTCAAGAGAAAGATCTGAACAGTGAAATTAAATGCTTGCAAGAAAAACTTAACCAGTCACATATTACCAGTAGAACATTAGACAGCTGTGTGTCAGGTGTGACAGAGACAGACATTGCACCAGATTTGCCAATAGTAACTGTTGTGCCAGAACAAACACAAGTGCCAGACTCTGACGGGTTAGAGTCTCATATCGCTACAGACTCCACAATCAGTGCTCAGGAATCATTGGAACAGTGCCAATCCAGGTTAAGGGagctggagaaagaaaacaaactgcTACAG GAGCAGTGTAATGCTGCAGAGGTAGAGAAGACCATGCTGAGAACAAATATAAGGAAGGTGAGTGCTAATTGGTTTGAACGCAAGACTCGTCTGAGTGATAGTGACTCCGAGTCTCACCACAGTGGGGAAGGCCTCTCTGTGCACCAGGACTCCTCTTGTAGCAAAAACGAGATTGGGGTGCAGATGCCAGAGTTTATGCCAGAGAAGTGTATTTTGTTTAAGAAAATGGAGGATGTTCCCAAGCTTTTAGCAGAGCTCTCATATGCAACAGACAAACTTGATCTCACTGAGAGAATATGTAGTGAACTTGAAAGGCGtgtaaaagaatatgaaaatgttaTTGATGATCAGGAAGTAGTAATTCATGGCTTAAAAGATCAGCTAGATACTTATTTCAATGATAACCGTAAAATGTCAGAACAACTACGTACCTTAAACAAACTGTTTGAAGATCTTGAGTtgactgagaaaagaaaagtgaataatgtcAATCCTCCAGACACCATCAATACAGTGTTCAGTAGTCTGCCTTCTGAAGAGGACTTTAAGGAAATGTCACACAGTGTCAGCAAAACCTACACTAAATTGAAAGAACTTATTATGGAGAAGAAGTCCCTTGTTACAGAAATTGAGAGATTAAAAGTACTTAATGTTGAGTTGCAGCGGCGGGTTAGTCAGCAGGAAAACAGGCTTCTGAGTGTGTCTGATGCATTGCATTCCACCTGGCTGCTGGTGTCTGACATGAAGGAGCAGCATGCTCAGCTACATGCCTCTGAGTCCATCCTGCGTTATGAACTGAAAGACAAGAAGGAGTTGCTCCATCGCCTGCGGGAGGAGCTGGAATGCTCCCGTGAACAGTGGCACAAAATCAGAAAGATGAACTCTGAGAGTGAGGAAGCCTGGAATAGCCTAAGAGAGGAATTGAATGAGAGGAGACGCAAAGCTAATGAAGTAGCTTCTGGcagtgaagggaaggtaaaagAGGAGGTTGAAGGAGCCACTGCAGTTGTACAACCTTCAAATGAGTTTGAGCCACCTGTGGACCTGTTGTTAGACATGGCAATTGAATATGGAGTtattgatgctgatgatgatgcttcCACAGCCATGGTAGCAGCTATGGAAGGAGAGGATATGCATGCATCTCGGTTGGAGGATCTGGAAGACCAGTGTAGTTACCTGTATCAAAAGTTAATGGCTTCCACGGCAAGATCTCTGACTTTAGCATCCAGGTTAACTGCCCTGCACCAACACTATGGCTCAagtgatgaggaggatgatgaggatgacgaggatgatgatgacatgGATGATGAATATGACAATCATGACTATGAAGAACTTGACAATGATGATATTCACAATTTTGATTCTGAAATTTTAAGTCCAGAACCTGAGAGCTCAGACACAGCATACATGAGTGAGGCAGATACAGGTTCAGCTGCCTCAGGCTTAGCTGGGAATCTCTCTGAGGAAGAGGGAGCCACTGCTGCAGGGAGTGCTGATGAAGCTTTTACCACTATGGAAGAAGCTGCTGATGTAGAAGGTGACCTTAGCAAGCGCCTTATTAACTTCTTGCCCAAAAAAATAGAGATTCTTAATCAAGAGAACAAGAAGCTGGAGGAGCGGTGTAGGTTGCTGCAGGAAGAGAAGACTGCTTCTGAGGCTCAGCTAACTGACATGCTGGAGAGGGAGCAGAAACTCAGGCGTGTGCTGGAAGCAAAGCTGGAACACTTGGGAAAAATTGTTGATGAACTCAAGCTTGAACGAAATGGCAAG ATCAGTGAAGTTGAGGAGGAGCTGAAGCAGAAGGTGGCTTCTCTCAATCAGCAGGAACACGAGTATGAATGTCTTCAGGAGGAAGTTGACACCCTGAAGGAACAGCTGGAAGAGCGAGGACATCTACTGCATATTGCTTCCAGCCGTGTTACTGAG cttgaaGCTACCCTAAAAGCACATGAGAAAAGCTCTGAAGAGACACATAATTACTTGAAACAGGCAGAAGAGCAG GTGAAGGAGTTGCAGACTACCCACAGTAAACAGAACCAAGAGCATGAGCAactgaagagagaaatggaaaccCTTCATGTACAGCTTGCAGATCTCAGATTCCAGGTTTCTTCTAAAGATATGGAGTGTGATGCTGCAATCAAG GCAGACCAAGAAAAAATGGAGGCTCTCACAGCTGCTTCATTGCAAATCAATGAGCAGGAGGCCAGAATTAACCATTTGGAGCAACAGGCAACAGCAGATAAGAAAGCTTGGCAAAATGAAGTGGAAAGTTTGTCATCCACTGTGACcaagctgcaagaagacattAAGGAAAGGAATATTCATTGCTCTTCCATTGAAGAGAGGCTCCTGCAG GCTGAGGCAAAGGTGAAGATGACACAGAACACTCTCACTGAGACCCAGGGTGAACTGAAGACCACACAGGATAACTCAACTCAACTTTCCAGTGATAATGAGCAGCTCagagaaaaaatattgcagTTACTAAG GGAGAAGGATGCCCTGTGGCAGGCTAATATGCGTCTTGAAGCGGCAGCAGGTGGTAACCGCACCTGGATGGATAACAGCAGTGCCCAGAAGTGTCTTGGGTGTAGTGTGTCTTTCTCCTTGACACGCAGGCGCCATCACTGTCGCACCTGTGGACGTATCTTCTGTACAGGGTGTTCTGATAACTGGATCATGACCCCTGCATCCAG CAAGCGTGTAAGGGTATGTGATGACTGTTTCTCCATCCAGGCTGAACTGGCAGCcattgttgctactgttgccaGCACCACATCATCATGGCATGGAA GTGATGAAAGCTCAGAACAGAGTGCAACAGGAGTTCAGGCTTCTAGTAGTGCAAGGTCACTACCCATCACTAATAGACAGccaaatgatgatgattatgcaGTAATCTCAGATGATGAAGTTCAGAGTTCTAGATTATCCTCCAGCCCCAGCAGTGGCTCTCCTCCCAGTAATCCTGAAGTTGTTCCAGAGACTCGAGCTACAGCAGACATCCtgaccttttcctccctctcctctcaaccACCCACTGATTTTGAG GCATGGGTGGGAGCAGGGACAAGGTCACTGGTGCCTGTTGAGCTACCAGCTGGAGTTACTCTTCAGTGGAATTTCATCTCTGAACCCAAA TGCATATCATTCTCTGTGTTGCATCAACCTCCACCACTTAACAACCAAGAACCAGGGGATGAGGGggtttcagtcagtcagcgagTGTTGATTCCCACCACAAGGGTGGCTTCAACTCAAGGTTCTTCAGTAAGAGGTCGCTTAGTGACCAAACAGCCGGGAGTGTACACACTTGTGTTTGACAATGCTTCCTCAAG GTACATTGCCAAGAAAATAACTTACAGCCTCAGACTTCTTAAACAAGCTGGTGAAGATTCTTTGTCTCAGcatccctcaccaccatcagtcTCCCACCCATCACCTTGA